ACGAAGAGCACGAAGAGCACGAAGAACACGAAGAACACGGAGAATCCGACTCCGGCGACGAGGAGCTTGTGGCATGACCGGCGCACTTTTCGAGATCTCGTTCTTCCTGGCAGCCCCGTTCTGGCTGCTCATGATCCTCGCGCCGAACTGGCGTCCCACGGCGCGGATCGCCGCGTCCCCGCTCACCGTCCTGCCGGTGCTGGCGGTCTATCTGGTCATGGCCGTGCCGGTCTTCCCCGAACTCTGGGACGCGGTGCGCAGCCCCGACATCGACACCTTCCGCGATCTGGCCGCCCTGGCGAACGGGGCGGGGGCGATCTGGGCGCAGGTCATCGCCTGGGATCTGCTGCTGGGCCAGTGGATGTTCCTGGAGGGGCGCCGGCTGGGAATCTCCCCGCTGGTGATGGGACCGTTGCTGGTGCTGACGATTCTGCTGTCGCCGTTCGGGCTGCTCGTCTTCCTCGCACTGCGGGCGGCGCTGAAGCCGAGGGCCCGGTCCGGGGACGGATTCCCGGACCGGGCCGGCCACGCGTCACCGCG
This sequence is a window from Streptomyces sp. NBC_01217. Protein-coding genes within it:
- a CDS encoding ABA4-like family protein → MTGALFEISFFLAAPFWLLMILAPNWRPTARIAASPLTVLPVLAVYLVMAVPVFPELWDAVRSPDIDTFRDLAALANGAGAIWAQVIAWDLLLGQWMFLEGRRLGISPLVMGPLLVLTILLSPFGLLVFLALRAALKPRARSGDGFPDRAGHASPR